In Desulfobacterales bacterium, the genomic window ATACAGGGTGTTTCCGGAAAATTCCTGGCCATATAGGCCAGCAGGACCAGGCCGTTAACCCTGGGCATCTGGATGTCCGTTACCACCAGGGAAAACTGCTCTTTTTGCATCGCTTTGATGGCAGCCAGTCCGTCTTTGACGGTTTTGACTTTAAATTTTCCGCTGTATTTCCCTAAAGCTTCCGTCAGAATTAATAACAGCTGCGCATCATCGTCTACGATCAGAACCTTGTCCATTTAGCCTGTCACCTTCAGATAGGGAGACCCACTGTTTTTGCCTTCAGAATATTCGGTTCCCATAAAAACCCAATTAAACCGGCAATCCGGTTCAGAAGGCCTATAGACATCATGACGGCGGAGTGCTTTCCATCAACCTGAGATTATCAAGCAGGATGCCAGCATTATTGACCAGGATAGAAATCGGATCGATGATGTCATCATCTTCAATCACGGCCACCAGCACCCCGCATGTCCGCTCCCGCCCCTTAAGAGATATCACAATCCAGTCCTGCAGCAGGTGGAGACCCAGGCGGAGTTCTTCAGCGCTATCCCTGTAAGATACCACCCGGCCTGATTCCAGGGAGTGCCTGATGGGCGCTTCCTTGCCGATGGGAAACCGCAGGGATTCAATTCCCTCAAGGCCGCCGCTTTGCGCAACCCCCACCAATTCCTGTGTGGGTTCATCGATGAGAAAGACTGCCGCTTTGGCGGCTTCCAGGTCATTGACGGCTGCGTCCACCAGAATGCGGAAGAGGCCGGCCGTATCTTTCGCCTTCATCATTTCCAGTTCAACATGATAAAGAGCGGACAACTGCGCGTTTTGCTTGAACAGGATCCCGGTCATCTCGTCCAGCTCTTTTCGCTGCGCTTCAACCTTCTGGTGGAGTTTGGAGTTGTTGAGCATCATGGCTGCAAATTGGCCGATAAACTGGTATATTTCCACTTCAGCCGATTCTTCCGGATCCAAAACCAGAAAACCGAAAGCCTGGGGCTGGGCCTTGACGGGAAAGATAACGGGCGACTTAAATCCCGGCAATACTGCCTCTATATCACCCGGGCTTCTGGACGGCCATACCGTCAGCTGATCATATATCACGCATTTCAGGGTTTCTGATGATTCAATCTCCAGCGTTCTGCGATGATCTTTGTCCACAATTTCTCCATCGCGCGCGATCTCCGTTACCTTTTGATCCGCTGTTACCAGCC contains:
- a CDS encoding Hpt domain-containing protein — its product is MTDENGAQDLDDQILQRMLQDFLEEARQHLDQLNLNLIQLEEDPAAEETIQVIFRTVHSLKGSAAFAGLKQISEVARKMEDVFGSVRKGTLGITALLIQTMYEGVDVLTTLIDRAGSGGNAEADVSFILKKLDGLPNDKISGVEAEPDSAKAAGDESKELLGIYKSSYDQLAALKHLVYASAHLSDPESLAGLFSRQIQDGLAPERNAVWLVTADQKVTEIARDGEIVDKDHRRTLEIESSETLKCVIYDQLTVWPSRSPGDIEAVLPGFKSPVIFPVKAQPQAFGFLVLDPEESAEVEIYQFIGQFAAMMLNNSKLHQKVEAQRKELDEMTGILFKQNAQLSALYHVELEMMKAKDTAGLFRILVDAAVNDLEAAKAAVFLIDEPTQELVGVAQSGGLEGIESLRFPIGKEAPIRHSLESGRVVSYRDSAEELRLGLHLLQDWIVISLKGRERTCGVLVAVIEDDDIIDPISILVNNAGILLDNLRLMESTPPS